A region of Streptomyces sp. TG1A-60 DNA encodes the following proteins:
- a CDS encoding methylmalonyl-CoA mutase family protein: MARESESGLPIEPVYGPQTLRDWDPAEKLGEPGAYPYTRGVYPSMYTGRPWTMRQYAGFGTAVESNARYKRLIADGTTGLSVAFDLPTQMGHDSDAPIAHGEVGKVGVAIDSVDDMRVLFDGIPLDRVSTSMTINAPAALLLLLYQLVAEEQGVGADRLTGTIQNDVLKEYIARGTYIFPPKPSLRLTADIFRYCKAEVPRWNMISISGYHMAEAGASPAQEIAFTLADGIEYVRTAVAAGMDVDDFAPRLSFFFVARTTVLEEVAKFRAARRIWARVMRDEFGARNPRSLMLRFHTQTAGVQLTAQQPEVNLVRVAVQGLAAVLGGTQSLHTNSFDEAIALPTDKSARLALRTQQVLAYETDVTATVDPFAGSYVVEKMTDDVEAATVALMRKVEDLGGAVSAIEHGFQKSEIERSAYRVAQETDSGERVVVGVNRFQLDEEEPYEPLRVDPAIGAQQAERLARLRAERDRSAVDAALADLKKAAEGTENVLYPMRVALRARATVGEVCDALREVWGTYVPSDAF; this comes from the coding sequence ATGGCGCGCGAGTCGGAGTCCGGACTGCCCATCGAGCCGGTGTACGGGCCGCAGACGCTGCGGGACTGGGATCCGGCGGAGAAACTGGGGGAGCCCGGCGCGTACCCGTACACACGCGGTGTCTACCCGTCGATGTACACGGGCCGCCCGTGGACCATGCGCCAGTACGCCGGTTTCGGCACGGCGGTGGAGTCCAACGCCCGCTACAAGCGACTCATCGCCGACGGTACGACGGGTCTGTCGGTCGCCTTCGACCTGCCCACCCAGATGGGCCACGACTCCGACGCGCCGATCGCCCACGGCGAGGTCGGCAAGGTGGGTGTGGCGATCGACTCCGTCGACGACATGCGGGTGCTCTTCGACGGCATCCCGCTGGACCGGGTCTCGACGTCGATGACGATCAACGCCCCCGCCGCTCTCCTCCTTCTGCTCTACCAGCTGGTCGCCGAGGAGCAGGGCGTCGGCGCTGACCGGCTGACCGGCACGATCCAGAACGACGTCCTGAAGGAGTACATCGCGCGGGGCACGTACATCTTCCCGCCGAAGCCGTCACTGCGCCTGACCGCCGACATCTTCAGGTACTGCAAGGCCGAGGTCCCCAGGTGGAACATGATCTCGATCTCCGGCTACCACATGGCGGAGGCGGGCGCCTCGCCCGCGCAGGAGATCGCGTTCACCCTCGCCGACGGCATCGAGTACGTCCGTACGGCCGTCGCGGCGGGCATGGACGTCGACGACTTCGCCCCCCGTCTGTCCTTCTTCTTCGTCGCCCGTACGACGGTCCTGGAGGAGGTCGCCAAGTTCCGCGCGGCGCGCAGGATCTGGGCGCGGGTGATGCGGGACGAGTTCGGCGCGCGGAACCCCAGGTCGCTGATGCTGCGCTTCCACACGCAGACGGCCGGGGTCCAGCTGACCGCCCAGCAGCCCGAGGTGAACCTCGTCCGGGTCGCCGTCCAGGGCCTCGCCGCCGTCCTCGGCGGCACCCAGTCCCTGCACACCAACTCCTTCGACGAGGCCATCGCCCTCCCCACCGACAAGAGCGCCCGCCTCGCCCTGCGTACGCAGCAGGTGCTGGCCTACGAGACGGATGTGACGGCGACGGTCGACCCCTTCGCCGGGTCGTACGTCGTGGAGAAGATGACCGACGACGTCGAGGCGGCCACTGTCGCACTGATGCGGAAGGTGGAGGACCTCGGCGGCGCGGTGTCGGCCATCGAGCACGGCTTCCAGAAGAGCGAGATCGAGCGCTCCGCCTATCGCGTCGCCCAGGAGACCGACTCGGGCGAGCGGGTGGTCGTCGGCGTCAACCGCTTCCAGCTGGACGAGGAGGAGCCGTACGAGCCCCTGCGGGTCGACCCGGCCATCGGGGCCCAGCAGGCGGAGCGGTTGGCGAGGCTGCGCGCCGAGCGCGACCGGTCGGCGGTCGACGCGGCCCTCGCCGACCTGAAGAAGGCCGCCGAGGGCACGGAGAACGTCCTCTACCCGATGCGCGTGGCCCTGAGGGCCCGCGCGACGGTGGGCGAGGTGTGCGACGCGCTGCGGGAGGTGTGGGGCACGTACGTCCCCAGCGACGCGTTCTGA
- a CDS encoding RNA polymerase sigma factor: MLGDDAELTAAVLAAQDGDESAFRTVYRSVHPRLLGYVRTLVGDPDAEDVTSESWLQIARDLERFSGDADRFRGWAARIARNRALDHIRMRGRRPAIGGDESELTGKAAESDTAGEAMEALATDRTLSLIAQLPQEQAEAVVLRVVVGLDAKTAAETLGKRAGAVRTAAHRGLKRLAELIGENPETAAEADPESGDPLDAVPPPREPRTRAATSAGVTHTRARTQKDV, encoded by the coding sequence GTGCTGGGGGACGACGCGGAGCTGACCGCCGCGGTGCTTGCGGCACAGGACGGGGACGAGAGCGCGTTCCGGACTGTGTACCGCTCGGTGCACCCACGGCTGCTCGGGTACGTGCGGACGCTGGTGGGCGACCCCGACGCGGAGGACGTCACCTCCGAGTCCTGGTTGCAGATAGCCCGTGACCTGGAGCGGTTCAGTGGTGACGCGGACCGGTTCCGTGGCTGGGCCGCGCGGATCGCCCGCAATCGCGCCCTCGACCACATACGCATGCGGGGCCGCCGGCCCGCGATAGGAGGCGACGAGTCCGAGCTGACCGGCAAGGCCGCCGAGTCCGACACGGCGGGCGAGGCGATGGAGGCCCTGGCGACCGACCGGACCCTCTCGCTCATCGCGCAGCTGCCGCAGGAGCAGGCGGAGGCGGTGGTCCTGCGTGTCGTGGTCGGCCTCGACGCGAAGACCGCCGCGGAGACGCTGGGCAAGCGCGCGGGCGCCGTACGGACGGCCGCGCACCGGGGGCTGAAGCGGCTCGCCGAACTGATCGGGGAGAATCCGGAGACGGCTGCGGAGGCCGATCCGGAATCCGGTGACCCGCTGGACGCCGTACCCCCGCCGAGAGAACCGCGCACACGCGCGGCCACGTCCGCCGGTGTGACGCATACGCGTGCGAGGACGCAGAAGGATGTGTGA
- a CDS encoding RNA polymerase sigma factor: MPDRSPRALTAQGPPGQGGEPRRVQAYDGELGAAVARAQAGDEAAFAVAYRLVQPGLLGYLRGIVGDDAEDVASDAWLEIARDLGRFKGDGAGFRGWTATIARHRALDHLRRQKVRPRATALENDLLELPGAHSTHDQALESLSTEQALALVARLPRDQAEAVLLRVVVGLDGPAAARVLGKRPGAVRTATHRGLKRLAQLLRSEGVTDDGPRTLGESR, from the coding sequence GTGCCAGACCGCTCGCCCCGTGCGCTCACAGCGCAAGGACCTCCAGGCCAGGGAGGGGAACCGCGGCGCGTGCAGGCGTACGACGGGGAACTGGGCGCGGCCGTCGCGCGGGCGCAGGCCGGGGACGAGGCCGCGTTCGCGGTGGCGTACCGGCTCGTGCAGCCCGGTTTGCTGGGGTATCTGCGCGGCATCGTCGGGGACGACGCGGAGGACGTCGCGTCGGACGCCTGGCTGGAGATCGCGCGGGACCTCGGGCGGTTCAAGGGCGACGGGGCGGGCTTCCGGGGCTGGACCGCGACCATCGCCCGGCACCGGGCCCTGGACCATCTGCGGCGCCAGAAGGTCAGGCCCCGGGCGACCGCGCTGGAGAACGACCTGCTGGAACTGCCCGGCGCCCACAGCACCCACGACCAGGCCCTGGAGTCGCTCTCCACAGAGCAGGCCCTCGCGCTCGTCGCCCGGCTGCCCCGTGACCAGGCCGAGGCGGTCCTGCTGCGCGTGGTCGTCGGCCTCGACGGCCCCGCCGCCGCCCGCGTCCTGGGCAAACGCCCGGGCGCGGTCCGTACGGCCACCCACCGGGGGCTGAAGCGACTCGCCCAGCTTCTCCGGAGTGAGGGTGTGACGGATGACGGCCCCCGGACGCTGGGGGAGTCGAGATGA
- a CDS encoding glycoside hydrolase family 20 protein, with protein sequence MLLGAGVVLAGGAVAVAVTVWPGGDTRTPSGAGPSPEGSGTSPSASPSPSRSYPLSQEPRTIPAVRRHEAARGPGWKPAEGARLVVRDEALADEGRLTAGELGLDYAGQARPRDGDVELALTGAGESGSEAYTLTVKDRRVRIAAPAEAGVFYGTRTLKQEVRDGGTAPEGVVRDEPAKPQRGFMLDIARKHFTAGWIEDRVRELGDLKYNQLGLHFSDDQGFRIESTTHPEVVSDQHLTKAQVRKILALAKSRHIEVVPEIDSPGHLGAVIAGNPGLQLVDAQGVAARGAVDISDPEAAEVVDELLDEYADLFDGAYWHLGADEYRALMVSNPEASYPRLAAAAREKYGPGATVADLATGWLNDRAKVMRGHDRTVRAWNDGFFRGGTVQADPAIQVAYWTGKEIGARQPAEYLSAGRQVINYNDEYLYYVLGEPNQFVYPTGQRIYESWTPRVLRGTTAVPARYDDQILGGVFAVWCDLANRQTEAQVAAGVRMPLRALSQKLWDPAKPGTSWAEFQELAGRVG encoded by the coding sequence TTGCTCCTGGGCGCGGGAGTCGTCCTCGCGGGCGGCGCGGTCGCGGTGGCCGTGACCGTGTGGCCGGGCGGCGACACCCGGACGCCGAGCGGGGCGGGGCCCTCGCCGGAGGGGTCCGGGACCTCGCCCTCCGCGTCCCCCTCGCCCTCGCGTTCGTATCCGCTCTCGCAGGAGCCCCGGACCATCCCCGCCGTACGGCGGCACGAGGCCGCCCGGGGCCCCGGCTGGAAGCCCGCCGAAGGGGCCCGGCTCGTCGTACGGGACGAGGCGCTGGCCGACGAGGGGCGGCTGACCGCCGGGGAGCTGGGGCTGGACTACGCGGGTCAGGCGCGGCCCCGGGACGGGGACGTGGAGCTGGCGCTCACCGGGGCGGGGGAGTCCGGCTCGGAGGCGTACACGCTGACGGTGAAGGACCGGCGGGTGCGGATAGCCGCGCCCGCCGAGGCGGGCGTCTTCTACGGGACCCGCACCCTGAAGCAGGAGGTGCGCGACGGCGGTACGGCGCCGGAGGGCGTCGTACGGGACGAGCCGGCCAAGCCGCAGCGCGGGTTCATGCTCGACATCGCGCGCAAGCACTTCACGGCGGGCTGGATCGAGGACCGCGTACGAGAGCTGGGCGACCTCAAGTACAACCAGCTCGGGCTGCACTTCTCCGACGACCAGGGGTTCCGGATCGAGTCCACGACCCACCCCGAGGTCGTCTCCGACCAGCACCTCACCAAGGCCCAGGTGCGGAAGATCCTGGCCCTGGCGAAGAGCCGGCACATCGAGGTCGTACCGGAGATCGACTCACCCGGGCATCTGGGCGCCGTGATCGCCGGCAACCCCGGGCTCCAGCTGGTCGACGCCCAGGGTGTCGCCGCCCGTGGGGCCGTCGACATCTCCGATCCCGAGGCCGCCGAGGTCGTCGACGAGCTGCTCGACGAGTACGCCGACCTGTTCGACGGCGCGTACTGGCACCTCGGCGCCGACGAGTACCGGGCGCTGATGGTGTCGAACCCCGAGGCGTCGTATCCGCGGCTGGCCGCCGCCGCGCGGGAGAAGTACGGCCCCGGCGCGACCGTCGCCGACCTCGCGACCGGGTGGCTGAACGACCGGGCCAAGGTGATGCGCGGGCACGACCGGACCGTACGGGCCTGGAACGACGGCTTCTTCCGGGGCGGGACGGTCCAGGCGGACCCGGCGATCCAGGTCGCGTACTGGACGGGCAAGGAGATCGGGGCCCGGCAGCCGGCCGAGTACCTGAGCGCCGGGCGCCAGGTGATCAACTACAACGACGAGTACCTGTACTACGTCCTCGGCGAGCCCAACCAGTTCGTCTACCCGACCGGGCAGCGCATCTACGAGTCGTGGACGCCGAGGGTGCTGCGCGGCACGACCGCCGTCCCCGCGCGCTACGACGACCAGATCCTCGGCGGTGTCTTCGCCGTCTGGTGCGACCTCGCGAACCGGCAGACCGAGGCACAGGTCGCGGCGGGCGTACGGATGCCGCTGCGGGCGCTGTCGCAGAAGCTGTGGGATCCGGCGAAGCCGGGGACGAGCTGGGCGGAGTTCCAGGAGCTGGCGGGGCGGGTGGGCTGA
- a CDS encoding 2-oxo-4-hydroxy-4-carboxy-5-ureidoimidazoline decarboxylase — MTRLDNVVAHVARPALPSSTHRRGSTLPPHRLPHLPGRVAIPEQARTPGPSALEQFNHAPADTTREALLTCLRSLRWAHRLTDHRPYPDLDALLAASDEAAYDLTAADLAEALAGETLPTLPDDIYGVAHTALNAAHAAYEARFGHVFVISLDGTHPAELLDRALEGIRSRLANDPEEERVVVAEELRRLAGQRLITHLTGPKGRP, encoded by the coding sequence ATGACCCGCCTCGATAACGTCGTGGCCCATGTCGCACGGCCTGCCCTGCCCTCCTCTACGCACCGCCGAGGATCCACGCTGCCTCCGCACCGTCTCCCCCACCTCCCCGGCCGGGTCGCCATACCGGAGCAGGCCCGCACCCCCGGACCGTCGGCCCTGGAGCAGTTCAACCACGCCCCCGCGGACACCACCCGCGAGGCCCTCCTCACCTGCCTGCGCAGTCTCCGCTGGGCCCACCGCCTCACCGACCACCGCCCCTATCCCGACCTGGACGCCCTCCTCGCCGCCTCCGACGAGGCCGCCTACGACCTCACGGCAGCCGACCTGGCGGAGGCCCTCGCCGGCGAGACCCTTCCCACGCTCCCGGACGACATCTACGGCGTGGCCCACACCGCCCTGAACGCCGCCCACGCCGCCTACGAGGCCCGCTTCGGCCACGTCTTCGTCATCTCCCTGGACGGCACCCACCCCGCCGAACTCCTCGACCGCGCCCTGGAAGGCATCCGGTCACGTCTGGCGAACGACCCGGAGGAGGAACGGGTGGTGGTGGCGGAAGAACTCCGGCGCCTGGCCGGACAACGCCTGATCACCCACCTGACCGGCCCGAAGGGCCGTCCTTAG
- the sdhC gene encoding succinate dehydrogenase, cytochrome b556 subunit: MPAGTLYRGREGMWSWVAHRVTGVLIFFFLFVHVLDTALVRVSPDAYDKVVATYKTPIVALLEYGLVAAILFHALNGLRVVAVDFWSNGPRHQKKMLWTVVGIWLVLMIGALYPVLGHAVREVWGS; this comes from the coding sequence GTGCCGGCTGGAACGCTGTACCGCGGCCGGGAAGGAATGTGGTCCTGGGTGGCTCACCGAGTCACCGGCGTCCTCATCTTCTTCTTCCTGTTCGTACACGTGCTGGACACCGCTCTCGTCCGTGTGTCCCCCGACGCCTACGACAAGGTCGTGGCCACCTACAAGACGCCGATCGTCGCGCTGCTGGAGTACGGCCTCGTCGCCGCCATCCTCTTCCACGCGCTGAACGGTCTTCGGGTCGTCGCCGTCGACTTCTGGTCGAACGGCCCCCGCCACCAGAAGAAGATGCTCTGGACCGTCGTCGGTATCTGGCTCGTGCTGATGATCGGGGCCCTGTACCCCGTCCTCGGCCACGCCGTCCGTGAAGTGTGGGGGAGCTGA
- a CDS encoding succinate dehydrogenase hydrophobic membrane anchor subunit, giving the protein MATTETTASGIGPVEGTGGTSGYSPDNPAPVIEPPRKRTKKTPRSTRGNFEMAAWLFMRLSGIVLVVLVIGHLLIQLVLDGGVSKIGFAFVAGRWASPFWQTWDLLMLWLAMLHGANGMRTIINDYAERPNTRLWLKGLLYTATVFTILLGTLVIFTFDPNIR; this is encoded by the coding sequence ATGGCCACCACTGAGACCACCGCGTCCGGCATCGGTCCCGTCGAGGGCACCGGCGGGACGTCGGGCTACAGCCCCGACAACCCGGCTCCCGTCATCGAGCCGCCCCGCAAGCGCACCAAGAAGACCCCGAGGTCGACCCGCGGCAACTTCGAGATGGCCGCATGGCTCTTCATGCGGCTGTCCGGCATCGTCCTGGTCGTCCTGGTCATCGGCCACCTGCTGATCCAGCTCGTCCTCGACGGCGGCGTCTCCAAGATCGGCTTCGCGTTCGTCGCGGGCCGCTGGGCCTCGCCGTTCTGGCAGACCTGGGACCTGCTGATGCTGTGGCTGGCGATGCTGCACGGCGCGAACGGCATGCGGACGATCATCAACGACTACGCCGAGCGCCCGAACACGCGCCTGTGGCTGAAGGGCCTGCTGTACACCGCCACGGTGTTCACCATCCTGCTGGGCACGCTGGTGATCTTCACCTTCGACCCGAACATCCGCTAG
- the sdhA gene encoding succinate dehydrogenase flavoprotein subunit: protein MKIHKYDTVIVGAGGAGMRAAIESTQRSRTAVLTKLYPTRSHTGAAQGGMAAALANVEEDNWEWHTFDTVKGGDYLVDQDAAEILAKEAIDSVLDLEKMGLPFNRTPGGTIDQRRFGGHSRNHGEAPVRRSCYAADRTGHMILQTLYQNCVKHGVEFFNEFYVLDQLITEVDGVKKSAGVVAYELATGEIHVFQAKAVIYASGGCGKFFKVTSNAHTLTGDGQAAVYRRGLPLEDMEFFQFHPTGIWRMGILLTEGARGEGGILRNKDGERFMEKYAPVMKDLASRDVVSRSIYTEIREGRGCGPEGDHVYLDLTHLPPEQLDAKLPDITEFARTYLGIEPYTDPIPIQPTAHYAMGGIPTNVEGEVLSDNTTVVPGLYAAGEVACVSVHGANRLGTNSLLDINVFGRRAGLAAAEYSQKADFVELPENPQSLVVEQIERLRASTGNERVAELRRELQDTMDANVMVFRTEQTIKTAVEKIAELRERYKNVAIQDKGKRFNTDLLEAVELGNLLDLAEVMAVSALARKESRGGHYREDYPNRDDVNFMRHTMAYREVGDDGSETVRLDYKPVVQTRYQPMERKY, encoded by the coding sequence ATGAAAATCCACAAGTACGACACCGTCATCGTCGGCGCAGGTGGCGCCGGTATGCGCGCGGCCATCGAGTCGACCCAGCGCAGCCGCACCGCCGTGCTGACCAAGCTGTACCCCACCCGCTCCCACACGGGCGCCGCGCAGGGCGGCATGGCCGCCGCGCTGGCCAACGTGGAGGAGGACAACTGGGAGTGGCACACCTTCGACACGGTCAAGGGCGGTGACTACCTGGTCGACCAGGACGCCGCCGAGATCCTGGCGAAGGAGGCCATCGACTCCGTCCTGGACCTGGAGAAGATGGGCCTGCCGTTCAACCGCACGCCCGGCGGGACGATCGACCAGCGCCGCTTCGGCGGTCACAGCCGCAACCACGGCGAGGCCCCGGTCCGCCGGTCCTGCTACGCGGCCGACCGCACCGGCCACATGATCCTCCAGACTCTGTACCAGAACTGCGTCAAGCACGGCGTGGAGTTCTTCAACGAGTTCTACGTCCTCGACCAGCTGATCACCGAGGTCGACGGCGTCAAGAAGTCCGCCGGCGTCGTGGCGTACGAGCTGGCGACCGGCGAGATCCACGTCTTCCAGGCGAAGGCCGTGATCTACGCGTCCGGCGGCTGCGGCAAGTTCTTCAAGGTGACGTCGAACGCGCACACGCTGACCGGTGACGGTCAGGCGGCCGTGTACCGCCGGGGGCTGCCGCTGGAGGACATGGAGTTCTTCCAGTTCCACCCGACCGGCATCTGGCGCATGGGCATCCTGCTGACGGAGGGCGCCCGCGGTGAGGGCGGCATCCTCCGCAACAAGGACGGCGAGCGCTTCATGGAGAAGTACGCGCCGGTCATGAAGGACCTCGCGTCCCGTGACGTCGTCTCCCGCTCCATCTACACGGAGATTCGCGAGGGCCGGGGCTGCGGCCCCGAGGGTGACCACGTCTACCTGGACCTCACGCACCTCCCGCCGGAGCAGCTGGACGCCAAGCTCCCGGACATCACCGAGTTCGCGCGCACGTACCTCGGCATCGAGCCCTACACGGACCCGATCCCGATCCAGCCGACGGCGCACTACGCCATGGGCGGCATCCCGACGAACGTCGAGGGTGAGGTCCTGAGCGACAACACCACGGTCGTCCCCGGCCTGTACGCCGCCGGTGAGGTCGCCTGTGTCTCCGTGCACGGCGCCAACCGTCTCGGCACCAACTCGCTGCTCGACATCAACGTGTTCGGGCGCCGGGCGGGCCTCGCGGCGGCCGAGTACTCCCAGAAGGCCGACTTCGTCGAGCTGCCGGAGAACCCCCAGTCGCTGGTCGTCGAGCAGATCGAGCGGCTGCGCGCCTCCACGGGCAACGAGCGTGTGGCGGAGCTGCGGCGCGAGCTGCAGGACACCATGGACGCCAACGTCATGGTGTTCCGCACCGAGCAGACGATCAAGACGGCCGTCGAGAAGATCGCCGAGCTGCGCGAGCGCTACAAGAACGTGGCGATCCAGGACAAGGGCAAGCGGTTCAACACCGACCTCCTGGAGGCCGTCGAGCTGGGCAACCTGCTCGACCTCGCCGAGGTCATGGCCGTCTCCGCCCTCGCCCGCAAGGAGTCCCGCGGCGGTCACTACCGCGAGGACTACCCGAACCGCGACGACGTCAACTTTATGCGTCACACCATGGCGTACCGCGAGGTCGGCGACGACGGCTCCGAGACCGTCCGCCTCGACTACAAGCCGGTCGTCCAGACCCGCTACCAGCCGATGGAGCGTAAGTACTGA
- a CDS encoding succinate dehydrogenase iron-sulfur subunit encodes MATPTLDKADSAGRPEAGFADSPYITATFRVRRFNPEVAAEAVWEDFQLEIDPKERVLDALHKIKWDQDGSLTFRRSCAHGICGSDAMRINGKNRLACKTLIKDINPEKPITVEPIKGLTVLKDLVVDMEPFFQAYRDVMPFLITKDTNEPTRERFQTAEDRERFDDTTKCILCAACTSSCPVFWNDGQYFGPAAIVNAHRFIFDSRDEAGEQRLEILNDRDGVWRCRTVFNCTDACPRGIEVTKAIQEVKRALITRRF; translated from the coding sequence ATGGCTACTCCCACCCTCGACAAGGCGGACAGCGCCGGCCGGCCCGAGGCGGGCTTCGCCGACTCCCCGTACATCACCGCCACGTTCCGCGTCCGCCGCTTCAACCCGGAGGTCGCGGCCGAGGCGGTCTGGGAAGACTTCCAGCTGGAGATCGACCCCAAGGAGCGTGTCCTCGACGCGCTGCACAAGATCAAGTGGGACCAGGACGGTTCGCTGACCTTCCGCCGCTCCTGCGCCCACGGCATCTGCGGCTCGGACGCCATGCGGATCAACGGCAAGAACCGCCTGGCCTGCAAGACGCTGATCAAGGACATCAACCCCGAGAAGCCGATCACGGTCGAGCCCATAAAGGGCCTCACGGTCCTCAAGGACCTGGTCGTGGACATGGAACCGTTCTTCCAGGCGTACCGGGACGTGATGCCCTTCCTGATCACGAAGGACACCAACGAGCCGACGCGTGAGCGTTTCCAGACGGCCGAGGACCGCGAGCGCTTCGACGACACCACGAAGTGCATCCTCTGCGCCGCCTGCACGTCCTCGTGCCCGGTGTTCTGGAACGACGGCCAGTACTTCGGTCCGGCCGCGATCGTCAACGCCCACCGCTTCATCTTCGACTCGCGTGACGAGGCCGGTGAGCAGCGCCTGGAGATCCTCAACGACCGGGACGGCGTGTGGCGTTGCCGTACGGTCTTCAACTGCACGGACGCCTGCCCGCGCGGCATCGAGGTCACCAAGGCGATCCAGGAGGTGAAGCGGGCGCTCATCACGCGCCGCTTCTGA
- a CDS encoding TM2 domain-containing protein — protein sequence MTVPTPDAPFGYDPQGRPYSDKSKIVAGVLQLFLGTLGIGRFYVGSVGVGVAQLLTCGGLGFWSLIDGILFLTSNDRTDAQGRVLRG from the coding sequence ATGACCGTCCCCACCCCTGACGCTCCCTTCGGCTACGACCCGCAGGGGCGCCCGTACTCCGACAAGTCGAAGATCGTGGCCGGTGTCCTGCAGCTCTTCCTCGGCACGCTCGGCATCGGTCGCTTCTACGTCGGTTCCGTCGGCGTGGGCGTCGCCCAGCTCCTGACCTGTGGCGGTCTGGGTTTCTGGTCCCTGATCGACGGCATCCTGTTCCTCACGAGCAACGACCGCACCGACGCGCAGGGCCGCGTCCTGCGCGGCTGA
- a CDS encoding DUF2752 domain-containing protein, with translation MAERGLAALRHPAAAPLAVAAAGLAGAAYLYGTDPHEPGQLLPQCPFRHVTGLLCPACGGTRMVYDLMHGQFGAAWHDNRVLLLAAPFALALLGRWAVEGLLGRRWRPELKPRTQALILGVAVTWTVVRNLR, from the coding sequence GTGGCTGAGCGCGGCCTCGCCGCCCTCCGGCACCCGGCGGCGGCCCCCCTCGCGGTGGCCGCCGCCGGGCTGGCGGGCGCCGCGTACCTGTACGGCACGGATCCGCACGAGCCCGGCCAACTGCTGCCCCAGTGCCCGTTCCGCCATGTCACGGGGCTTCTCTGCCCCGCCTGCGGCGGTACCCGCATGGTGTACGACCTGATGCACGGCCAGTTCGGCGCCGCCTGGCACGACAACCGGGTGCTGCTGCTCGCCGCGCCCTTCGCCCTCGCGCTGCTGGGCCGTTGGGCCGTCGAGGGCCTGCTTGGCCGCCGCTGGCGGCCCGAACTGAAGCCCCGCACCCAGGCCTTGATCCTGGGCGTCGCCGTGACGTGGACGGTCGTCCGCAACCTCCGCTGA
- a CDS encoding NINE protein, whose amino-acid sequence MTEQPQQPQQPAQPPQPGYGYPGKAPGQDPGANPYGAPQGGYQQPGAAPGYGYPQQGAQPGYGYQVPPTPGGAYTGDPSAPYGYDPYGRPYSDKSKIVAGVLSLFLGSFGVGRFYIGHVGLGLAQLFTCGGLGIWALVDGIILLTSSDTTDSDGRVLRG is encoded by the coding sequence GTGACCGAGCAGCCCCAGCAGCCCCAGCAGCCGGCTCAGCCCCCGCAGCCCGGATACGGGTACCCCGGCAAGGCCCCGGGCCAGGACCCGGGCGCCAACCCGTACGGCGCGCCGCAGGGCGGCTACCAGCAGCCGGGTGCCGCGCCGGGCTACGGGTACCCGCAGCAGGGCGCCCAGCCGGGCTACGGCTACCAGGTGCCTCCGACGCCGGGCGGTGCGTACACGGGCGACCCGAGCGCCCCGTACGGCTACGACCCCTACGGCCGCCCGTACTCCGACAAGTCGAAGATCGTCGCGGGCGTCCTCTCGCTGTTCCTGGGCTCCTTCGGCGTCGGCCGGTTCTACATCGGTCATGTCGGCCTCGGTCTCGCACAGCTCTTCACCTGCGGCGGCCTCGGCATCTGGGCGCTGGTCGACGGCATCATCCTGCTGACGAGCAGCGACACCACGGACTCCGACGGACGTGTCCTGCGTGGCTGA
- a CDS encoding VOC family protein: MSANESYELLGFDNVLLPVGDLGDAVSFYERAGFAVAFRLDEAGIAVLTVGKETPGLLLRVEEELRHRPPVWGAARVWLEVRDARDAARVLAAAGVPPLDPPFPVVTGWTVEFADPWGNVIGFTDYGKRPELGRAG, from the coding sequence ATGTCAGCAAATGAGTCATACGAACTGCTCGGCTTCGACAACGTGCTTCTCCCGGTCGGCGACCTCGGGGACGCCGTCTCCTTCTACGAGCGGGCCGGTTTCGCCGTGGCGTTCCGGCTGGACGAGGCCGGGATCGCGGTACTGACGGTGGGCAAGGAGACACCCGGACTGCTGCTGCGCGTTGAAGAGGAGCTGCGGCATCGGCCGCCCGTGTGGGGAGCTGCGCGGGTGTGGCTGGAGGTGCGGGACGCGCGGGACGCGGCGCGGGTGCTCGCGGCGGCGGGCGTGCCTCCCCTTGACCCCCCGTTTCCCGTCGTCACCGGGTGGACCGTGGAGTTCGCGGACCCGTGGGGGAACGTCATCGGGTTCACGGACTACGGCAAACGGCCGGAACTGGGGCGCGCCGGGTGA